The Setaria italica strain Yugu1 chromosome IX, Setaria_italica_v2.0, whole genome shotgun sequence genome has a window encoding:
- the LOC101780538 gene encoding phosphatidylinositol N-acetylglucosaminyltransferase subunit P, with amino-acid sequence MDDGVRRTREWSPASPSLVVRRPRRTVSRRPHRDWDPSSRSPSFAARDHGPKPSEVYGFVGSITTVIATAVYLAWAYTPEPCLRSLGVTYYPSKYWALAVPSFVIVALALSMVIYMGLNFLATPPPTSFGTIFDENSRERVAFSPAMEEERPIEPISDISIVQVNSVMFGDT; translated from the exons ATGGACGATGGGGTGAGGAGGACGAGGGAGtggtcgccggcgtcgccgtcgctggTGGTGCGCAGACCCAGGCGGACGGTCAGCCGCCGACCCCACCGCGactgggatccctcctcgaggTCCCCCTCCTTCGCCGCCCGCGACCACGGCCCCAAGCCGTCGGAGGTGTACGGCTTCGTCGGATCCATCACCACCGTCATCGCCACCGCCGTCTACCTCGCCTGGGCCTACACGCCGGAGCCCTGCCTCCGCTCCCTCGGCGTCACCTACTACCCTAGCAA GTACTGGGCCTTGGCGGTCCCATCGTTCGTGATTGTGGCATTGGCACTGTCCATGGTCATCTACATGGGTCTCAACTTCCTCGCCACTCCTCCCCCGACTTCCTTTGGTACCATCTTCG ATGAGAACAGTCGGGAGCGCGTGGCGTTTTCTCCTGCAATGGAAGAGGAGCGGCCCATCGAGCCCATTTCAGACATTAGCATTGTTCAAGTCAACAGTGTTATGTTTGGTGATACCTGA
- the LOC101779601 gene encoding uncharacterized protein LOC101779601 — translation MDASSKSWIVISWNLSIHKKNLCSFRNDEYLQQPLMEVAARDFSELPQEILMDIFSLMETPDLVRAGSVCCSWNLSYASICRFGLYKWPQTPCLIYTSESAGDNIAFLYSLAEKRTYKLTLPEPPIHRRYLIGSSLGWLITADERSEMHLVNPVTSEQIPLPSVITIENVTPIYDETGVICKYHLSRHMAGHAQVLPSTSLLRKLRDFLFLKAFLFYDESARSYIVVLIHAPVGRLSFARLRDEKWTRLPPHENFDDCIYKDGLLYAVTLLGQIIAFDLSGTVVTTKIIMDRKDKYGVERVYIVQAPWGDLLLVRRPEVWIDEAPAEHGHACTNQETFENRTRRIVIYKVCIASGKLEQINSLNDHVLFLGQNQSLCLNAEEYPQLKPNNVYLTDDAKNVSMKRRSRCRLIIGILDLETKIMDEIVSPRPWSNCMAPLLIIPNPRKMDPPPPPP, via the coding sequence ATGGATGCCAGTAGTAAAAGCTGGATAGTGATCTCATGGAACCTATCTATACACAAGAAAAATTTGTGCTCTTTCCGAAATGATGAATACCTTCAACAACCACTGATGGAGGTTGCGGCCAGAGATTTTTCAGAGCTGCCACAGGAAATCCTGATGGATATATTTTCTCTAATGGAGACACCTGATTTAGTGCGTGCGGGTTCTGTCTGCTGCTCCTGGAACTTGTCGTATGCCAGCATATGTAGATTTGGGCTGTACAAATGGCCCCAAACACCTTGCCTCATCTACACCTCTGAATCTGCTGGTGATAATATTGCATTTCTCTACAGCCTTGCGGAAAAGAGGACCTACAAATTAACTCTCCCAGAGCCACCCATCCACAGAAGGTACTTGATTGGATCGTCACTTGGGTGGTTGATTACTGCTGATGAGCGTTCTGAGATGCACCTTGTCAATCCGGTCACTAGTGAACAGATCCCCCTCCCATCTGTCATCACCATTGAGAATGTGACGCCCATTTATGATGAAACAGGTGTAATTTGTAAGTATCATCTCTCGCGTCACATGGCAGGCCATGCTCAAGTACTACCTTCGACAAGTCTTTTAAGAAAATTGCGGGACTTTCTCTTTCTTAAGGCATTTCTATTTTATGATGAATCTGCAAGAAGCTATATTGTAGTGTTGATCCATGCTCCAGTTGGGCGGCTTTCATTTGCTAGGTTAAGAGATGAGAAGTGGACACGGCTGCCACCACATGAAAATTTTGATGACTGCATCTATAAGGATGGTCTATTGTATGCAGTAACATTACTTGGTCAAATTATCGCCTTTGATCTCAGCGGGACTGTGGTCACAACGAAGATAATTATGGACAGGAAGGATAAATATGGAGTGGAGAGAGTTTACATTGTTCAGGCTCCATGGGGTGATCTGTTGCTAGTTCGCAGACCAGAAGTTTGGATAGACGAAGCACCAGCTGAGCATGGGCATGCATGTACCAACCAGGAAACATTTGAGAACAGAACTCGGAGAATTGTGATATATAAAGTTTGCATTGCTTCCGGAAAACTAGAACAAATAAACAGCTTAAACGATCATGTCTTGTTTCTTGGGCAAAACCAATCACTGTGTTTGAATGCTGAGGAATATCCGCAGTTGAAACCAAATAATGTCTATCTCACTGATGACGCTAAGAACGTGTCTATGAAGCGCAGGTCGCGTTGCCGCCTTATTATTGGCATCCTTGACTTGGAGACCAAGATCATGGATGAGATTGTATCTCCCAGGCCATGGTCCAACTGTATGGCTCCCTTGCTGATCATACCAAATCCCAGAAAGatggaccccccccccccccctccctaa